Proteins found in one Nocardia brasiliensis ATCC 700358 genomic segment:
- a CDS encoding NAD-dependent epimerase/dehydratase family protein yields MRVLVTGAAGFLGTHVRAAAAAAGHEVIGIDLLLDAVHGPNAEPPEGVLRVDVRDGAALAPVLAGIDVVCHLAAVSAGSPADLATHNDLGTAALLGAMEQAEVRRLVLASSITVYGEGRYRSVRGGPFFPGLRRRADLDRGLFDHRAPRTGEVLTWEPVGEDAPLRPRGSYGASKAAQENYAFAWGLGVGGAVTALRLPQVYGDGARTGLVGQLRAALDEGRAPHVFEDGGQVRDFVHVRDATAALLAAIERALPGFVPLNIASGRPITLWELASIMAKARGGPPPVVTGQYRIADVRHFVADIERAKRTLGFAPTTPPAKGLAEFATAQATAATGG; encoded by the coding sequence ATGAGAGTTCTGGTCACCGGCGCGGCCGGGTTCCTGGGTACACATGTGCGCGCGGCCGCGGCGGCCGCGGGGCACGAGGTGATCGGCATCGATCTGCTGCTCGATGCCGTGCACGGCCCGAACGCCGAACCGCCGGAAGGTGTTTTGCGGGTCGATGTGCGTGACGGCGCGGCGCTGGCGCCGGTGCTTGCCGGGATCGACGTGGTCTGTCATCTCGCGGCGGTCAGCGCGGGCAGCCCGGCCGACCTGGCGACGCACAACGATCTCGGTACCGCGGCGCTGCTGGGTGCGATGGAGCAGGCCGAGGTGCGCCGGCTGGTGCTCGCCTCCTCGATCACGGTCTACGGCGAGGGGCGCTACCGCAGTGTGCGCGGCGGCCCGTTCTTCCCCGGCCTGCGCAGGCGCGCCGACCTGGACCGAGGCCTGTTCGATCATCGCGCCCCGCGCACGGGTGAGGTGCTCACCTGGGAACCGGTCGGCGAGGACGCACCGTTGCGACCGCGCGGCAGTTACGGCGCGAGCAAGGCGGCGCAGGAAAACTACGCATTCGCTTGGGGGTTGGGCGTCGGCGGCGCGGTGACCGCGCTGCGCCTGCCTCAGGTCTACGGTGACGGCGCGCGGACCGGGTTGGTCGGGCAGTTGCGTGCCGCGCTGGACGAGGGCCGCGCGCCGCACGTGTTCGAGGACGGCGGCCAGGTCCGGGATTTCGTCCATGTCCGCGATGCCACCGCCGCCCTGCTCGCCGCGATCGAGCGGGCTCTGCCCGGTTTCGTTCCGCTCAACATCGCGTCCGGCCGGCCGATCACGCTGTGGGAGCTCGCCTCGATCATGGCCAAGGCCCGCGGCGGACCGCCGCCCGTGGTCACCGGTCAGTACCGCATCGCCGACGTCCGCCATTTCGTGGCCGATATCGAAAGAGCCAAGCGCACGCTGGGATTCGCGCCTACGACACCGCCTGCCAAGGGGCTGGCCGAGTTCGCCACCGCGCAGGCCACCGCCGCCACCGGCGGCTGA